The proteins below are encoded in one region of Hordeum vulgare subsp. vulgare chromosome 3H, MorexV3_pseudomolecules_assembly, whole genome shotgun sequence:
- the LOC123439532 gene encoding acyl transferase 7-like, with amino-acid sequence MAAVNKSVDRVVQRLVTPAEPTPVGPLRLSWLDRYPTQMALIESLHVFKPALDRHFVSGDDAGPARTIERALAQALVHYYPLAGRLGFTEEGGLLQVDCGGEGSGVWFTEAAAGCALEDVEYLEHPMMIAKDELLPPTPAQEEDERRLVLLVQVTTFACGGFVVGFRFSHAVSDGPGAAQFMAAVGEFARGRSSVEGLTVEPQWGREAIPDPAGAVVGSLPSPAGARRLEYLAMDISADYINHFKSQYNTEHAGSWCSAFEVLVAKAWQSRTRAAGFEPDSTVHLCFAMNARPLLHASLQRAGAGFYGNCYYIMRVSAPAGKVSGSSIPDVVKIIKDGKRRMPSEFGRWATGEAGADGDVDPYQITSDYRTLLVSDWTRLGFAEVDYGWGPPAHVVPLTNLDYIATCILVKPWAHKPGARLITQCVTPDRVAAFHEGMLDMN; translated from the coding sequence ATGGCGGCCGTGAACAAGTCCGTCGACCGGGTGGTGCAGCGCCTGGTGACACCGGCCGAACCCACGCCGGTcggcccgctccgcctgtccTGGCTCGACCGCTACCCCACCCAGATGGCGCTCATCGAGTCGCTGCACGTCTTCAAGCCGGCTCTTGACCGGCATTTTGTCAGCGGCGACGACGCTGGCCCGGCCAGGACCATTGAGCGGGCTCTGGCGCAGGCTCTTGTCCACTACTACCCGCTCGCCGGCCGCCTGGGGTTCACGGAGGAAGGGGGGCTGCTGCAGGTCGACTGTGGCGGCGAGGGCAGCGGCGTCTGGTTCACGGAGGCCGCGGCCGGCTGCGCGCTCGAGGACGTGGAGTACCTGGAGCACCCCATGATGATCGCCAAGGACGAGCTGCTCCCGCCCACGCCCGCCCAGGAGGAGGACGAGCGCAGGCTCGTCCTGCTCGTCCAGGTCACCACCTTCGCCTGCGGCGGCTTCGTCGTCGGCTTCCGCTTCAGCCACGCCGTCTCCGACGGTCCTGGAGCCGCTCAGTTCATGGCCGCCGTCGGTGAGTTCGCCCGCGGCCGCAGCAGCGTCGAAGGTCTGACGGTGGAGCCGCAGTGGGGCCGCGAGGCCATCCCGGACCCTGCCGGCGCCGTCGTCGGCAGCCTGCCGAGCCCCGCGGGGGCCAGGCGGCTCGAGTATCTCGCCATGGACATCTCCGCGGACTACATCAACCACTTCAAGAGCCAGTACAACACGGAGCACGCCGGCTCCTGGTGCTCGGCGTTCGAGGTGCTTGTGGCCAAGGCGTGGCAGAGCCGCACCCGCGCGGCGGGCTTCGAGCCAGACTCCACCGTCCACCTCTGCTTCGCCATGAACGCCCGCCCCCTCCTGCACGCCTCGCTCCAGCGCGCCGGCGCCGGGTTCTACGGTAACTGCTACTACATCATGCGCGTCTCGGCGCCCGCGGGCAAGGTGTCCGGCTCCTCCATCCCGGACGTGGTGAAGATCATCAAGGACGGTAAGAGGCGGATGCCGTCCGAGTTCGGGCGGTGGGCGACCGGGGAGGCCGGGGCCGACGGCGACGTGGACCCGTATCAGATCACGTCGGACTACCGGACGCTGTTGGTGTCGGACTGGACGCGGCTCGGGTTCGCCGAGGTCGACTACGGCTGGGGACCGCCGGCGCACGTCGTGCCCCTCACGAACCTGGACTACATCGCGACGTGCATACTGGTGAAGCCATGGGCGCACAAGCCAGGAGCGCGGCTGATCACCCAGTGCGTGACGCCCGACCGCGTCGCCGCCTTCCACGAGGGAATGCTCGACATGAACTGA